One window of the Natronomonas marina genome contains the following:
- the sufB gene encoding Fe-S cluster assembly protein SufB, with translation MSSEDLQDTDTEARFEFKKKESSAFQAEKGLTEETIRVISEDKDEPEWMLQRRLRALEQFQEMPMPDDWPGAPDLSEVDVDEIVPYIRPDIETRGGAENWEDLPEEIQDTFDKLGIPEAEKNALSGVGAQYESEIVYQNMKEQWEEKGVIFCDMDKAVQEHEELVREYFMTKAVPPSDNKFAALHGAIWSGGSFVYVPEDTTVNMPVQAYFRMNSDGMGQFEHTLIIAEPNSEVHYIEGCSAPKYSAFNLHSGGVEVFVKEGAHVQYSTVQNWSKNTYNLNTKRAIAEADATMEWVSGSMGSKATMLYPSTILKGPGATDNHITIAFAGEGQDIDTGAKVYHNAPNTKSTIESKSIAKDGGRTNYRGLVHIADGATDSSTAVECDALMFDNESTSDTMPYMEIEESKVDVAHEATVGKIGDEDVFYLQSRGLDDDDAKQMIVSGFIEPITEELPIEYAVELNRLIELEMEGSLG, from the coding sequence ATGAGTTCAGAGGACCTACAGGACACCGACACCGAAGCCCGATTCGAGTTCAAGAAGAAGGAAAGCTCCGCGTTCCAGGCCGAGAAGGGGCTCACCGAGGAGACCATCCGGGTCATCTCGGAGGACAAGGACGAACCCGAGTGGATGCTCCAGCGGCGTCTCCGCGCCTTAGAGCAGTTCCAGGAGATGCCGATGCCGGACGACTGGCCCGGCGCGCCCGACCTCTCGGAGGTCGACGTCGACGAGATCGTCCCCTACATCCGGCCGGACATCGAGACCCGCGGCGGCGCCGAAAACTGGGAGGACCTCCCCGAGGAGATTCAGGACACCTTCGACAAACTGGGCATCCCCGAGGCCGAGAAGAACGCCCTCTCGGGCGTCGGCGCCCAGTACGAGTCGGAGATCGTCTACCAGAACATGAAGGAACAGTGGGAGGAGAAGGGCGTCATCTTCTGTGACATGGACAAGGCCGTCCAGGAACACGAGGAACTCGTCCGCGAGTACTTCATGACGAAGGCGGTCCCCCCGAGCGACAACAAGTTCGCGGCGCTGCACGGCGCCATCTGGTCGGGCGGGTCGTTCGTCTACGTCCCCGAGGACACGACGGTCAACATGCCCGTCCAGGCGTACTTCCGGATGAACAGCGACGGGATGGGCCAGTTCGAGCACACGCTCATCATCGCCGAGCCGAACTCGGAGGTTCACTACATCGAGGGCTGTTCGGCGCCGAAGTACTCGGCGTTCAACCTCCACTCCGGCGGCGTCGAGGTGTTCGTCAAGGAGGGCGCCCACGTCCAGTACTCGACCGTCCAGAACTGGTCGAAGAACACCTACAACCTCAACACCAAGCGCGCCATCGCCGAGGCCGACGCTACGATGGAGTGGGTCTCCGGCTCGATGGGGTCGAAGGCGACGATGCTGTACCCCTCGACCATCCTGAAGGGCCCCGGTGCGACCGACAACCACATCACCATCGCCTTCGCCGGCGAGGGCCAGGACATCGACACCGGCGCGAAGGTCTACCACAACGCGCCGAACACGAAGTCCACCATCGAGTCCAAGTCCATCGCCAAGGACGGCGGCCGGACCAACTACCGCGGCCTCGTCCACATCGCCGACGGCGCTACTGACTCCTCGACGGCCGTCGAGTGTGACGCCCTGATGTTCGACAACGAGTCGACCTCCGACACCATGCCGTACATGGAGATCGAGGAGTCGAAGGTCGACGTCGCCCACGAGGCGACCGTCGGCAAGATCGGCGACGAGGACGTCTTCTACCTCCAGTCGCGGGGGCTGGACGACGACGACGCAAAGCAGATGATCGTCTCGGGCTTCATCGAGCCGATCACGGAGGAGTTGCCCATCGAGTACGCCGTGGAACTGAACCGCCTCATCGAGCTCGAGATGGAGGGCTCGCTCGGATAA
- the sufD gene encoding Fe-S cluster assembly protein SufD, giving the protein MSTQVHAAIDEATVRQISDDLDEPEWLLETRLEALSALDDVDFPDVIKTPGRKWTDLEGLDYDALVDPLSAAESKDQVGPADAEVLPFAEAVAEHEELLREHFGSVVAPETNYLTALSTALFTTGTVVYVPEGVDAEDVTVRTEMNSRSLFNYTLVVAEESSSVTILERQETGEDSVAPTAQRDEGGEAAGMDGDRYYSGITEIVAGENSYVQFGNLQDVDESTYVYSRREAAVDTYGTVNWIECNLGSRLTKSSVESHLDGDSSETKIVGAFYGHDDQHFDVNARVWHNAEHTTADLVTRGVVDDHARSVYEGVQHVGREAWDTNSYQRENTLMLSDESEADAAPKLIINNHDTEASHSATVGQVSAEDMFYMTSRAVDERTARNMLVEGFYVPVFEEIEVEELRDDLRSRIQDRLQARA; this is encoded by the coding sequence ATGAGCACGCAGGTACACGCCGCGATCGACGAAGCCACCGTCCGCCAGATCAGCGACGACCTCGACGAGCCCGAGTGGCTGCTGGAGACCCGCCTCGAGGCGCTTTCGGCGCTCGACGACGTCGACTTCCCGGACGTCATCAAGACGCCCGGCCGGAAGTGGACTGACCTCGAGGGGCTCGACTACGACGCCCTGGTCGACCCGCTGTCGGCCGCCGAGTCCAAGGACCAGGTCGGGCCGGCCGACGCCGAGGTCCTGCCGTTCGCCGAGGCCGTCGCCGAACACGAGGAGTTGCTCCGCGAGCACTTCGGCAGCGTCGTCGCCCCCGAGACCAACTACCTGACGGCGCTGTCGACGGCGCTCTTCACGACCGGGACGGTCGTCTACGTTCCCGAGGGCGTCGACGCCGAGGACGTCACCGTCCGCACGGAGATGAACTCCCGGTCGCTGTTCAACTACACCCTGGTCGTCGCCGAGGAGTCCTCGTCGGTGACCATCCTCGAACGGCAGGAGACGGGCGAGGACAGCGTTGCGCCGACGGCGCAACGAGATGAAGGCGGCGAAGCCGCCGGAATGGACGGCGACCGCTACTACAGCGGCATCACCGAAATCGTCGCCGGCGAGAACAGCTACGTCCAGTTCGGCAACCTCCAGGACGTCGACGAGTCCACGTACGTCTACAGTCGCCGCGAGGCCGCCGTCGACACCTACGGGACGGTCAACTGGATCGAGTGCAATCTCGGCTCGCGGCTGACGAAGTCCTCCGTCGAGAGCCACCTCGACGGCGACTCCTCGGAGACGAAAATCGTCGGCGCCTTCTACGGCCACGACGACCAGCACTTCGACGTGAACGCCCGCGTGTGGCACAACGCCGAGCACACCACGGCCGACCTCGTCACCCGGGGCGTGGTCGACGACCACGCCCGCTCGGTCTACGAGGGCGTCCAGCACGTCGGCCGCGAGGCGTGGGACACGAACTCCTACCAGCGGGAGAACACGCTAATGCTGAGCGACGAGAGCGAGGCCGACGCCGCGCCGAAGCTCATCATCAACAACCACGACACCGAGGCGTCTCACAGCGCCACCGTCGGGCAGGTCAGCGCCGAGGACATGTTCTACATGACCTCCCGTGCCGTCGACGAGCGGACCGCCAGGAACATGCTCGTCGAGGGGTTCTACGTCCCCGTCTTCGAGGAGATCGAGGTCGAGGAACTCCGCGATGACCTCCGGAGCCGCATCCAGGACCGCCTGCAGGCACGGGCTTGA
- a CDS encoding ABC transporter ATP-binding protein: MATLEISDLHAEVAEEGGETILQGVNLEVSSGEIHALMGPNGSGKSTMAKVIAGHPAYEVTGGDVLLHIDPDEFEGVDIDDDQTTWDLLELEPNERAALGIFLGFQYPAEIEGVTMVNFLRTALNAKLEEREELFEDEDEETADGGDTNEDAAGYDTSPMEGPADEGDVGVAEFQEILAEKMELLDMDEKFAQRYLNAGFSGGEKKQNEVLQAAILEPSIAVLDEIDSGLDIDRLQDVSKGINALRDEQGSGVLQITHYQRILDYVEPDHVHVMIDGEIAKSGGPELAEQLEDKGYDWVREEVYEAA; this comes from the coding sequence ATGGCTACACTCGAAATCAGTGACCTACACGCGGAAGTCGCCGAGGAGGGCGGCGAAACCATCCTCCAGGGCGTAAACCTCGAGGTCAGTTCCGGCGAGATTCACGCTCTGATGGGTCCGAACGGCTCCGGGAAGTCCACGATGGCGAAGGTAATCGCCGGCCACCCGGCCTACGAGGTGACCGGGGGCGACGTCCTGCTCCACATCGACCCCGACGAGTTCGAGGGCGTCGACATCGACGACGACCAGACGACGTGGGACCTGCTGGAACTGGAGCCCAACGAACGGGCGGCGCTGGGCATCTTCCTCGGCTTCCAGTATCCCGCCGAAATCGAGGGCGTTACGATGGTGAACTTCCTGCGGACGGCGCTCAACGCCAAACTCGAGGAGCGCGAGGAGCTCTTCGAGGACGAGGACGAAGAGACCGCCGACGGAGGGGACACCAACGAGGACGCCGCCGGATACGACACCTCCCCGATGGAGGGCCCCGCCGACGAGGGCGACGTCGGCGTCGCCGAGTTCCAGGAGATCCTCGCCGAGAAGATGGAACTGCTCGACATGGACGAGAAGTTCGCCCAGCGGTACCTCAACGCCGGCTTCTCCGGCGGCGAGAAGAAGCAGAACGAGGTGCTGCAGGCGGCCATCCTCGAACCGTCCATTGCGGTGCTGGACGAAATCGACTCGGGGCTGGACATCGACCGCCTCCAGGACGTCTCGAAGGGAATCAACGCCCTCCGTGACGAGCAGGGGTCGGGCGTCCTCCAGATCACGCACTACCAGCGGATCCTCGACTACGTCGAGCCTGACCACGTCCATGTGATGATCGATGGCGAGATCGCAAAGAGCGGCGGCCCGGAGCTCGCAGAACAGCTCGAGGACAAGGGCTACGACTGGGTCCGCGAGGAAGTCTACGAGGCCGCGTAA